gaggaactccccaaatacaggtgtgccaagcttttagtgtcatacccaagaagacttgaggctgtaatcgctggctGAGGTGctcaacaaagggtctgaatacttatgtaaatacttaTGCACCCTAATAGCACcctatgtgatatttcagtttattttttaatacatttgctaatatGTTTTAAAGAAActgttttggggtattgtgtgtagattgatgaggaaaaataaacaattgaatcaattttagaataaggctgtaacgtaacaaaatgtggaaaaagtcaaggggtttgaatactttccaaatgcactgtatgtccgcTGCTTGCATCATTGTTTTAAAGCAGTTGAAGATGAACCATCAGAGCAGCTGAACTGTGTATCGGCCTGTGTGTGAAGTGCATGGTTTACTCCCACTTTGTTTCTtagatgatgatgaagaggaagaggttgACGAGCATCAGCCCTTCCCTTCCTTTTCCCAGGTAGATAACCTCCTAGTAGGCGTCACCGCTGTCGAGGTTACCATATGATGGGGTTATTTGGTGATCTTTGTGAACTAGCCTATCCCAACCTTGAGCTTCTGTGTCCTATTATAACTGATTCCCAATGTCATGTCATGTTCCAGATATTCCAAGCAGTGCCTGAAAATGTGGGCTTCAACATCGAGCTGAAGTGGGTTTGTCAGATGAAGGTAGGTACAGCCAGTCAGTGATACTGGAGATGGGAAGTCACGAGGTGGTCATGCTAGAAAGTACCTAAGTGGCTGAACCGATGAGCACGTACATGACCCATCTGTTTTTTTAGGGTTAGGGCTTGTGGTTCAAGTCAAATAGGAACACTTTTGTATTTTTAACTCCTATCATGGTCCGATAGTAACAACCCTTATCACATTGGATGGTTGTGATTTTGTTTACAACAGGATGGTTCGTGGGAAGGAAACCTGTCCTCGTACTTCAACATGAACCTGTTCCTGGACATCATACTGACCTGTGTGCTGCAGAGAGCTGGCAAGAGACGCATCGTCTTCTCCTGCTTCGACCCTGACATCTGCACTATGTAAGCACCGCTTACCGACCAGTTATCCAACAGTCAGACTGAAGACAGTGTTAACCTGCCGAGCTGAAGCCTTGTTTACATAGTTGTAATATGTATGTTTATGACTGCCTATGACACGTGTTATGTAGCtgttatgaaggctttatgaatgcatacgtaagggggggggggctacagtgaAGTTAACCATAAATGCTGTATTCTCCCCAAGGGTTCGTCAGAAGCAGAACAAGTACCCAATCCTGTTCCTGACCCAGGGCATCTCTGAGATCTACCCGGAGCTCATGGACATCCGCTGTCGCACCACACAGATCGCCATGAGCTTCGCACAGAGCGAAAACCTCCTGGTGAGTGGTGGAActgggatgggtggatggatgtgtCTGTGCTAATGTAGGGGATCAGTCAACTCTGATTGTGTCTGTAGGGTATTAGTGCCCACACTGAGGAGCTCCTTCAGAACCTGGAGCACATCCGAGAGGCCCAGTCTAAAGGCCTGGTAGTGTTCTGCTGGGGAGACCTCAACAACGACCACGACAACAGGACCAAGCTACGGGAACAGGGCATTGACGGACTCATCTACGACAGGTAAACATTCGTCTGATGATTGTCGATGACTGGTAAATCCGTTTGGCTCATATAGGGGCAGGTTACCAGACACAGATTAAAGCTTGTGCTAGACTAAAAAGCACTTGTGCTAGACTAAAAAGCGTGCTGTTTTACTCCAAGACTAGGCTTAATGGAGAGGACTATCTTGCGCAATGTGTTGTTTTTAGTTCCCGAGAGGCCTAGCCAAAGGTTAGCTATAATAAAATATTTTGTTAGGACTTAAGAGTTTGTCCCTCAGGCAGGTACACCCTGTTCTCATGTAGTTATGTAAACCAGTATCTAAGTATCTATCCTGATCACACTATCAACAGCTGTTGACTGTTGCTCAATGTTCTTGATTGGACTTCTCAACATTGCTCTagagtttattagtcacatgcacagggtcAAAGATGTAATtacagggtacagtgaaattcttaagcttcgagctccaacagtgcaggtcaAGAGAAGTGAATGGGagaataataatatatacatttttacaacTGCAACAATGAAAATTGTCCATTATGGGTCAGTAATTGTAGTGTAAACACAATCAGCATATCAGTTAAGGACATCATAATATGAGGTTACATATTATTACAACCTAAAAACACACAGTAGGCAAATATTGAATTACTTGTCGTTCAGCCACCGTAGCTAGACTAATGAAAGTAATAGTCGTTATGTAATTAGAAAATTCAAGTAGATATAGCTGGGTCAGAGAGAGGCTTCCTTCAAAGAACAGACATGTCATGTGACCTGACCTCAGCGAGAACTGGTTTTATAATACTGCCTCAGCAGTATAGACCTATTTTATGTAAATTGCACCTTTGAACTGTGGTCTACATGTTTGGCCGTGATGGGGTTTACGGATTAAACCATTCAGTGGGATTCCTGCGAGTCAGAAATAGATTGCCAGAATTTCTTCCAGCTGTATCTTATCACTGGAATACACCAGATACATTTTCTCTAGTCCCCTGCTTATTGTCATGACAACTGGGAGTTGGTAAAAGTTGCCCCTAACAGCAGATGCAGGGTCAGATATTCTTTCAACCCTTATTGGGAGTAATATAATCTgaccctagatctgtggttaaaatGGCAATTTCTACCTGGAGCTGATAACTGTGCCTCTTTCTTTCAGAATATGTGAAAGCTGGTGGCCAAATCATGTCATTGACTCTCACCCTACTGGTTCTTCTGATGCCAGTAATGTTTCTCTGGTTCCTGGTTGTGCTTATTTACTCACCCCTGATTTTGGATCTTTTGTTTCCTCGTGACTACTGCCTGAATGAAAGCCCCCTGGTCTGGTCAATAACTGGAACAGACCAGCAGGGTTCCATGACAATGATGCAAGACAATTGACTTCTCATTTGGCTAAACTGTGTGGAGAACTAGGCTATGTTCCCCTTTTCCTGCGATAGTCTGCCTAGAGTTTGCACTTCTTATGAAAAAGTGTGTTGGTAGCAACATTTTACCAGACTTTATATTAAAATGTTAATATTGATTGTTTAAAGCAACGATTGATTGGTCAACTGCCTGTCTATCATTTTTTAGATGAGACGTCCCCAGTGGATAAAGGTTGCTCCTTATATTCATGCTTTTATCAGTTTGTTTATTTTCAGCTTTATTACTCCTGCTTCCAGCTCTTCTTCAGCACTGACCATTTCCAGACAGAGGCCTATGTAGATGCATGGCGTATAAAGCACCCAGTTAGAGCGACTGGCTGTTTTGTTGGAATGTCAGGTAGTCAGGCAGCATGGCTGATTCACGAGCAAGTGGCTGTAAGAACCTGTTTACATTGAGCTGAATTCTGTTGTTGGTCCATGGGTGTGTGCACTGTTCTTTTGAATGCCCGTTGGAGACATATTCACTGCACATTCTGGTTTTCACCTGCAAGTATTTAACCTTTCAGATTTGCATGCTCTTTATTTAGGGCCAAGGAAGTATCATGAGTTCGGGGTCACTAATACGCCTTCCAGCTAGTTGTATAATGGATGTTTCCAAACTGGTGACATCGTCCTGTGTGCACAATGTTCCAGTTCATGACTGATAACAGCTTGAGTTCAGCTCGCTGCTCTTTTTGGCTTTGCAGAGTATTGTGTATTTCAGTCTGTTACAACTTCTCAGGGATTTCATAGCTTGACGGATGAACAATTCTTTGTTCATGAATTATTTATAATGATTAAGAATCAGCATAGATACATGAAAAATATGGGTGTTAGCGTAGTGGTCTTATCCATTAGTGCATGTAATGTAGAGTGGTTGGAAAAAAGCCTATTGGTGATTGTTGCAGTTGTGTTGTCATGAATGATACTGCTAGAAGCTAATCCCTTCTTTTCTGCTTTATGCTACAACATTGTACAGTAGCTGATCATGTAATGTGAGTTTGTTTTTATTGCTAAGGTTAGGCCTATATTGACATGCTATCGATCATGTTGATTAGCCCATTGTTATGTAGACACTGAGAAACCAGATACCAGACATCTTTATTTTGAACAGCACTTCCGTGTTCCCTTGTGTACCTGAGGTAGTTCTTCTGTCTTTGGCTCATTAACAGATGTTTGTTTTTCTCCTTTCTCCATCTTTTTCTCCAGGATCTGTGACGACCAGGTCGAGCAGCCTAACATCTTCAAAGTAGAGGAGCAGCACACGCTGCAGGAAACGCTCAAGAGCTTTGTGTGTTCCTGCTACACCATCCCCTGCCAGGCGGCTCCTGTctgcccctcctccacctccaagAAGCACAACGGCAGTGCAGAGTCTGACTCGGGCCTCAGCTCCTCCTGAACAACTCACTGCCCCCTACGTTTGTCACTAGATAGGACAGAAGCGTAAATCCATATAGACAGAATTGATGAGTAAGTGTACACTACTGTGTTACATAGGAGCCACACAAGGGAAGAGGGGAAATTATAATTGTATTAACCTGTTGTACTGGAAGTGTAACTTTTTGCCTGTGTGAGCAGAGCGCAAGCCACTTTATCCTAATGTTCTCAGGTGTGAGCTGCTTGTCAATCTTTTAAGCTTGAGCAGCGCAAGCCTCTCGCAAAGCTACCGCGCTTACGCCTGGTTTCATTGAAGTGATTTGGAGCGTATCACACTCTGAAAAAGTTGCGCGACCGGTGTAGCGCCTATGCTAGGGGTTAGGCGTTGTGTTGGTAATCACAATGTTGGTTTAAAAAACACTTCTATCCTCTCTAGCATGACCAGAAAGTGACAACCCTTACTGAACTGACCTCCACTCGGTCCACTGAAGCCATACACAAGCTGTGTCCAGATCAGTGTCCTCTTAGCTGTTTGTTTTAACTGGAAAAAGGATGGTGTTTTGCCAGAAAAGGCTTCCGGCATTTGTTATTTGGATTTTAGTTCTACACAGTTGAATGACTGTGGGATATGCACCTCAGTCACAATAATAATGGAATTCCCTGTACATTCACAGGTCTTCACTTACAAATTAATGCCTACTCAAGGAATTTATTTTCAAGTGCATCTTTTATTTAGCAAATTTGCTAAATACAAATCAAACTAAAGTGCTGAAATGAACTGTATATTAGCTTTTCCAGATATAAAGTTTATTCTTGGAGTATCATAGGTTTAATTTAAGCATATGCTGTAGTTTGAAGTCTTTAGGCAGATAATGATTTGCATCTGCGTTATGATTTTCCTCATATGATATAGCCAACATTTTACAATAGCAGTGTTATTTTTGTCACTCATATAATTTTGATAGGGAGTATTGCAGTAGAACAAGATCATTCGGGACTGTGACCAAAACTTTCTCAGGTGGTTTTAAATTCAAATGTCCATTTGAACTTAAACTCATACAATCTGATTTGTATTAGGAGTGCCCTGAGCTGTGCCATTAATGAAGTGTCATTACTAGATGACCAGATTATAAAGTGTTGCTGTGGGTGCCTAAATCTGAACAGATTAATAATATCACTTTAATGACCTGTTGAATGACCAGTAGAAAAACAGTTTGTTTGTGCTCTCAACACCACCTTGAATCTGTGAGCTCAAAAGTCACCATTAGGGAAAGGTATACACTCCTACATATTTATTTGTacagtgaagctaaaatgtttagtgttgttttgtactcaagcattttggatttgagaaaaTGTTTGAGGCGACAGTTACACATCTGTAACTTTTTCACTCGTCATTATTCACCATTTATTTGTGATTATACAAAAAGTGTGGTATTAatatagaagtgttcagaaacctGTTCTATTCTTattaacaatttaaaaaaaaattgagacaGTGAattcatttctaaatggtaaaacgTGTATTTAAAATGCTCTCAAATTAAAGGTGATTACTGTCGCCTCATTTAAAACATTGGATCCCAaatgctggagtacagagacaaATTCAAAGTTTTAGCTTCAATGTCCAAATAAGTAGGGGAGTATAGGTAGCCCTTTGTTATGGCTAGGTCTAGTCCACACAACTCAATCCCTATCTCCCTTTGATGAGAAGGGTTTTCTTAGTAGCTGTGCTTGCTCAACAcacaatatatgccatttagcagattctttttttttttgagtGGTCCCggaaatcaaacccactatcctgccgttgcaagcgccatgctctaccacctgaactacagaggaccacatcATCAGAAAGCCTTAATGGAGAAGTTTTATGATTtcactagtctgactgacacttGTTTCAGTCTCTTCATACCTCTGATCATTTCATGTAATAGAAGACCAATATTTGTCTTGCCTCCACTGAACAAAAGTTTTTTTCCCCCCTTGCAAAGTTTTCCTGCACATTGCAACTCACATTTTTCCTACGTCCGTGTTTTGTTCTACAGTCTTTTATTTAAATGCACATGGAAGACATGTAACTGTCTATTTGTCCTAAACGGTGTACATGACATGACATGTAAACATTTCACTTGAACACAGAGAAGCAAGCACAGCTTGCATTGTTGTAGAAATGTATAGTCTGTCTGCTCGTTTGTCTGTTTTAAGTTATAAAAGTAAggcaaaaaaaatgtatcttaaTGTTTGACacttctactgtatgtatggcctACTGTTAGTCATAATGCATGCCCCTCAGAGTGCTATGGTGGACTGGGTGATTGTATCGACGGTCACTTGTTCATGTCACACCCCTGCTACTCTGTCTGGACAATACAATGCTAGCTAATTGAATTGAAAAATTAATAAAATgatttaaacttattttgtaagACTTTCTTTTACACATCGCAAAAATTGACATACCGGTCGGTACTAGTATTTTAAGAGTGTACCGCACAGTATGATGAGTGATTTGTTTATTAGAGAAATAATGTTGATCTGGTTCTGAATTTACAACCACTGGAGGCCTTTGGTTTGCCTTGAACATTGTCACCAACCAACATTATCTTGGGTGTACTTTAACTCTTTCTGCCTTGGCAAGGTGCCATGTTTGTGTTTGTCTTCTGCAGTGCTGTTTCCAGCACCTGTACTAGTTTAGTGGACAGTGTAACGTTAGGAGTTATGTCACCACACAGGCACAGCTGGAACTATTATTATCTGTCAACCTTATGCTGACATGCAGAGGCTGCTTTTACACAGCtgacttctgacatttttttcaCAAATtagtattttgaccaatcagatcagctctgaaaaatatcagATGTGAAAAGATCTAATGTGATTGTTCAAAATACACATtttgtggaaaaaatatcagaattgggttgcATGTTTTAAACCAATgatgtataaaccctggattgctgagaCTACCTACTATGTATTAGGTGGATTCAAAGCCTATCAGACATATTGGctctccccagtaggagcagtcctccataggattTAATGGAATTGTATTTCAATTGAATGTTTCAAGTacaaaattaaatgtatttaagtattatttttgtagtggggacagtaacattagtaatctAATAAAGActtaaggaaaatgtttttatttgtatgtTGAACACACATAATATAATAAAGTATGCATTAAGTTGTCCGTAATAGAATACACAtgtcaaaaacaaatgtagacattaataaattaaTTTATATAGCttccaaaacatttttttgcaatggaggaggagtaccaagatggcttCACGGCTTCTTCAATACAGCGTACCGTGTCAGTTATCCAGAGTTTATACACATTGGTTTAAACGCAGccagagtaacacacacacacaggagcataCATTTCATCAAATCCTGGGTGTCTAATGTGGCTTTGTCCCTTCATCTGCACTACTGCTAACATTGCCATTTTGCACTAGTCAATCCCGTTCTTTCAGAATTCAGATGGAGAAGATTTAACTTTAGTTCAATGCACGTCACGCCCATTTCCTCTAGACAGGTGGTTTTGTGCAGTGTGTTTTAGCCATGATTTTATTGCTACCTAGTGCTCAATGATGGAAACAGACTCGAACCTTCTCTTAATGTCTAGGTGTGATGATAGGAGATACTTTTGTATGTATAgcatatgtggacaccccttcaaaatagtggatttggctatttcagccacaccctttgctgaTGTGTATAAAATAAAGCACacagcaatctccatagacaaacattagcagtagaatggctttactgaagagctcaatgactttcaatgtggcactgtcattggatgccacctttccaacaagtcagttcatcaacctcctgccctgctagagctgcccggtcaactgtaagtgctgatattgtgaagtggaaacttctaggagtAACAACGTCTCAGTCGCgaagtggtaggacacacaagctcacagaatgggactgcctaGTAGTGAAGCGCATaaaaaaataatctgtcctcttttgcaacactcactatgacttccaaactgcctctggaagcaacatcagcacaataactgttcttaaggagcttcatgaaattggtttccatggccgagcagccgtacacaagcctaagaccactatgcgcaatgccaagcgtcggctggagtggcttaaagctcaccaccattggactctgtagCAGTGTAAAtaggttctctggagtgatggatcacgcttcaccatctggcagtcctatggacgaatctgggtttggcggatgccaggagaaagttACCTGCCCCAAtctatagtgccaactgtaaaatttggtggaggaggaataatggttgcAGGCTGTTTTTTAATGGTtcgtgctaggccccttagttccagtgaagggacatcttaatgctacaacatacaatgaaattccagacgattctgtgcttccaactttgtggtaaaaTTTTGtgaaggacctttcctgtttcagcatgacaatgcccctgtgcacaaagcgaggtccacggAAATGGTTTcggaaatggtttgttgagatcggtgtggaagaacttgactggcctgcacagagccccgacctcaactccatcaaacacctttgggatgaattggcaTGCCAACTGCgcgccaggcctaatcgtccaacatcagtgcccgaccttactaatgctcttgtggctgaatggaagcaatgttccaacatctagtggaaagccttcccagaagattggaggctgttataccaacaaagggaggaccaactccatgttaatacccatgatttttggaataagatgttcaacgagaaggtgtccacatacgtttggtcatgtaatgtagtTTGCTTCCAAGAACTTGTTTTACTCTATGTCTGGGCTTTAATGAATTCATTTTTCAGATGGGAGTTGTAGTTTAACTACACATAAGGGTAACGTTTTTTGCCTAGATAGAAACTCAGTCCCATGATTCTCTTGGCTACTACTGCAAGGACACGCCTACGCTAAATAAAACCATCGACGGTAATCCTTCATTACTAGAACTTGATGCGAGTACTCTctgactgttagctagctagtatttGCACTGTTATAATCAGAACATGGACAACTCGGGGAAAGAGAAGGAAGCGATTCAGCTTATGGCTGACGCTGACAAGAAAGTGAAAACTTCTGGCTCGTTCTTGGGAGGCATGTTTGGGTAAGAACGCTGCAGCAGCAAGAACGATGTCAatagggctaacgttagctagcgcaTCATCAGTAAGCATGCTAATATCTTGCTAAATCAAACTCTCTGGGTATTATTTGTAGATGCCGTTAGAGGTTAATCATTGGCACCAGGCCATGTAGCTATATAATGCTATCAGATGTACATACCTCAGTCTAAGCATGCCGTAGTAAACACATTATAAAAATAACGAGCTAACGTTAGTAGCTAGCTACATCATCATGAAGTCTGAGTTTTAaccagttggctagctagcaatacCATTGAGCCTTCTAATTAGCAAACTACCTATCTAAAACGACCTATCTAGTCAGCTAATCTAAgccttgaaatatgcagacaacGGCACTGTGTAGAATTTAGGCAGTGGCTCTGATGTTAACTAGCTACCTATGCATCTTTTGGATGATTTGTGCACATCATATACATGTAGCTACTGACACTGTCTACCACAAACCAGATAAATTAATCCCTTttcaagtgtatgtaaacaaccTAGCAGCCGGTCACGACTCTTGGGCCTGTGCAATGAAAGCTAAAAACGGCTAAGGCCcaacatgcatgcatgcatacattttaattGTTCTAATTGCATTTTTTAACGCCTACTCACAATAAATAAAATATAGGGTCATTTGATACAACACATCAATTCGGTCTTGTTTTTTCTCCAACCCTTTCTGAGTGTATATATCTATGAGTGTAATCGTATATGCCACCTTTGTGTGACATATTTATAAATGCATTTGCCAGTAATTTATTCCAATAGAGGAGTAGGACAGGAGTAGATGTCTGCCAATTCTAAGGCAACTGCAATGCAGGCCAGTCAGGTTAGTCTCTGGTGCATATAGCCAACCAGACTTGGGAGGATCCCCAATTTAATAGCCTGTCTGTACCGTACAATATTAGTGAACAGAAGAATACTGttgtgtacatacactaagaCTTACTGCATTCAGTTCCTGGAAGACATCCAATTGTCTTCTTAATTAAATGAAATGGCTCTCAAATGGGCACCCTAAGGGGGAAAGCAAAGCAATGTAATGGTAGAGGTCTAAATCTGACACATTTTACTCACACTCATTAGAGAAAAGCCTCCCTATATGTCTGGCCTCAGGGCACAGTCTTTCTACTGTACTATAATGGTGGAAAACCATTAACATGCTGTAATGACAATCGTATCAGTTTTAGGTATATCCATTTGGCATCAGTAATGCCTTGTTACTGTGTAGATTGTCAGGAGAGTGTTTAATTTGGTATGATCAATGACTGAATGTAATTTAACACTCTGTTTTTGACTGCAACTAGGCCATGTAGCTAGAGATGTAATCAACAGGAACAGCTGTCAAACTTGCAGCATACCAGATGTATAAGGATGTCTGGTATGCTGCATCAAATAAGGACCGACACAGGGTAGGGCGTAGCCGGACACAGGGTAGGGCGTAGCCGGACACAGGGTAGGGCGTAGCCGGACACAGGGTAGGGCGTAGCCGGACACAGGGTAGGGCGTAGCCGGACACAGGGTAGGGCGTAGCCGGACACAGGGTAGGGCGTAGCCGGACACAGGGTAGGGCGTAGCCGGACACAGGGTTGGGCGTAGCCGGACACAGGGTAGGGCGTAGCCGGACACAGGGTAGGGCGTAGCCGGACACAGGGTTGGGCGTAGCCGGACACAGGGTAGGGCGTAGCCGGACACAGGGTAGGGCGTAGCCGGACACAGGGTAGGGCGTAGCCGGACACAGGGTAGGGCGTAGCCGGACACAGGGTAGGGCGTAGCCGGACACAGGGTAGGGCGTAGCCGGACACAGGGTAGGGCGTAGCCGGACACAGGGTAGGGCGTAGCCGGACACAGGGTAGGGCGTAGCCGGACACAGGGTAGGGCGTAGCCGGACACAGGGTAGGGCGTAGCCGGACACAGGGTAGGGCGTAGCCGGACACAGGGTAGGGCGTAGCCGGACACAGGGTAGGGCGTAGCCGGACACAGGGTAGGGCGTAGCCTGCTTGATCTTGAGTCTACACACAACAGAGGAACACGGATGAAGCCTTTAAAAACACTGTTTTCTATGTAACCGTGTGGTTATTGGTCCCATGAGTTGCTAATCACCAGCTGTGTACAATGTGTTCTATCTATGTGAGTGATTGGGCAGGATTCAAGTCAGATTGGGGACATTGATTTTAGTAGGCGGGGACATTGATTTGAGTAGGCAGTGACACTGGGTAGCGTATCAGTGACCTGTGGTGTGGACAGTGATTTCAGTTTTGATCAGGCTAAGGAGAGTGTGAGATGGGACTATGACTCAGTGCATTGTTGCTTTAAGTCTAAGAAGTGACCCACAACATAtctactctactctccactcTATGCTCAGGGTGCCTGTATGATGAAGACAATGGCTGTGTTCAAGAGCATCAAAACCGTGGTGTATAATGGATAAATTGAGACTGGCTGACTGATCCACAAATAATATTGaatagttatttatgatgcaaggtgatttgtagattaAAAGTCGTCGGCAATGTCGAACGCACCCAAGGATGTCATCCTGGTCAGAGCATCATTCGTCTACAGCTGGAGGAAACTCATAGGGAGTCAGGTCTGGTACTAGATCAGAGGGAAATCTATATCAGCACTGTCCAACATGGTCAGCTGACTGATGTCTTCACTCTATGCAGCATAAGAGCCTGGTCAATAGAAAGTGCTTGGTTGATGAAAGCACTGCACTGCATTTTCAGATATTTTCCACCACATTGTGTCGTGGTCTGTTAATCCTATGTATTTGTCTCTCTACAGCGGACCTCATAAAGTGGAGGAGGCGTGTGAAATGTACTGCAGAGCAGCCAACATGTTCAAGATGGCCAAGAACTGGAACGGTACACTTCTGTCACACTTCTGGCTGCGCTATTTCACACTAAACACGGTTGACCTTGATGGAATGATTTGCCCATTAGTTATTGTGTCAGAGCCGAGGTGTGTGTGCATCTTTGACGAAGGTTTTAATTCAAATTGAAATGTTATTTAAACACTGTCAGTTTAGGAAGACTCAGTTGTCCTTTTTCCAGTTGACTCTATAGATAGGCTAGATGTCTGTAATTTCCAGTAGCCTACACGCATGAAAGACCGTGGCAATGTGCTGCCCTCTGTGTGGCGGGAGGGAGTCATTACAACTGTAGTAGAGCAGCGCTATTCTTGGAGGGCCTCGAAGAACACTATTCTTGGAGGGCCCAATGAATTTGCTTCATGTTACTTTTGTGTGTCATTCTGTCTCTCCAGCTGCTGGTAATGCATTCTGCCAGGCCGCCCGGATCCACATGCAGCTCCAGAATAAACACGACTCGGCCACCAGCTTCATCGATGCAGGAAATGCCTTCAAAAAGTCTGACCCCAACGGTGAGACacacaaccaaccaatcaatcaatcaatgtggtCAGCAAGCAGGGTAGCATGATAAcatgcatacagtacatgcaGAAAAAAGTCAAAATAATCAGTAATTAACATGCACCACACAATCAGTCACTTGACTGCAGTATTTCTCCCCAAACAGCCTGCTTTAACTTTAATTTTCTACTTGTGTCCCTTATGAAAGCAGCAAGaacatgtagtgaatctgttgttGGGTGTTCATTTCTCAGGGCTAATAGAAGTCAGTGGTATGAGTTAGTCAGATAGATCCACAGGCAGCAGTGGGAGTTGAGGCTCTAGAGCTGTAACTGGAGCAGACTGGGCTCTACAGAGAAGCAAGTCTACAGGGACAATTCCAGTCATTTCTTAGTGACGTGTGATATGTCCCCGTCTCTCTGGTAGTGTGTCAGAAATCAGGCCACCCAGTATAGGTTGTCTGTTTGTATCTGACGTGGGCCAATCATATAATCTGCCCCAGGGTTAGATCAGAGGAGATAGAGCCCTGCTATGTTGCAAACCAATTGTACTTGAGTACCATACAATAAATATCTATTGAATTGAATGGAGTAGAATTGAGAAGCTCTCCAGTGCTCCCTCTCCACCTTTGGTATGATTAATACTGTAGAGCTGTGGGGCTGGAGTCCCCACCCTGGGGTGGTTATTATTGAGGGTAGTTTTCCATGCTGTCTGACGAAGTGGATTTATTAATAAAACCCCGGCTGCTGCTCACCCACCAGCAGTGGTGGCGATGG
This region of Salvelinus alpinus chromosome 8, SLU_Salpinus.1, whole genome shotgun sequence genomic DNA includes:
- the gpcpd1 gene encoding glycerophosphocholine phosphodiesterase GPCPD1 isoform X2, translating into MTTTLETSMISGDGYKSRHSQPECGYALEASQWTEYVIHTMDPDNLELTFDFFEEDMGEHVVAGDAHPGTVGTACLLSSFFVESGKDTGVVTLPIMKRNSRQTLGKVRVDYLVIRPIEGLQCDMSSSFTKYWRKRSAPLDVGHRGAGSTHAAKHTKVRENTIASFKSAANHGAAYVEFDVHLSKDCVPIVYHDLTCCISTKKKGDKLSLDLFEVPVKDLTYDQLQQLKLGHASALKVNDHKDDDEEEEVDEHQPFPSFSQIFQAVPENVGFNIELKWVCQMKDGSWEGNLSSYFNMNLFLDIILTCVLQRAGKRRIVFSCFDPDICTMVRQKQNKYPILFLTQGISEIYPELMDIRCRTTQIAMSFAQSENLLGISAHTEELLQNLEHIREAQSKGLVVFCWGDLNNDHDNRTKLREQGIDGLIYDRICDDQVEQPNIFKVEEQHTLQETLKSFVCSCYTIPCQAAPVCPSSTSKKHNGSAESDSGLSSS